The following proteins come from a genomic window of Pseudomonas syringae:
- a CDS encoding glycosyltransferase, with amino-acid sequence MIGILIPVHNEEQLLDACLTTVLHAAAHPDLKGEVVEVLVVLDSCTDGSADIARAHGVMILEVTARNVGQARAKGAAFLLDRGARWLACTDGDSSVASDWLSEQLALDADAVCGTVMPGDWNEDISAAAQAAYLSHYQHRDGHRHIHGANLGVSSIAYVSAGGFPALACHEDVHLVQQLELIGARIAWSCRPRVTTSTRLDSKARGGFGDYLRSLNGHPAITDDALSACRNGLDQPHSAPS; translated from the coding sequence ATGATCGGCATTCTGATTCCGGTGCACAATGAAGAACAGCTGCTGGATGCCTGCCTGACGACCGTTCTGCACGCCGCTGCCCACCCGGACCTCAAAGGGGAAGTCGTGGAAGTATTGGTGGTGCTTGACAGCTGCACGGACGGTTCTGCAGACATCGCTCGTGCCCATGGCGTGATGATTCTGGAAGTGACTGCCCGCAATGTCGGCCAGGCGCGTGCCAAAGGCGCAGCCTTCCTGCTCGACAGGGGCGCGCGCTGGCTGGCCTGCACCGATGGCGACAGCAGCGTGGCGAGCGACTGGTTGAGCGAGCAACTGGCTCTGGATGCCGATGCGGTGTGCGGAACTGTGATGCCTGGCGACTGGAACGAGGACATTTCGGCGGCTGCGCAGGCGGCTTATCTCAGCCACTACCAGCACCGCGACGGCCACCGGCACATACACGGTGCCAACCTGGGGGTGAGTTCGATTGCTTATGTCAGTGCGGGTGGTTTCCCCGCGCTGGCCTGCCATGAGGACGTGCACCTGGTGCAGCAACTGGAGTTGATCGGCGCACGCATCGCCTGGAGCTGTCGTCCCAGAGTGACCACCAGCACCCGCCTTGACTCAAAAGCCAGAGGCGGGTTCGGCGATTACCTGCGCTCGCTCAATGGCCACCCGGCCATCACTGATGATGCGCTGTCTGCATGCCGGAACGGTCTGGATCAGCCGCACTCAGCGCCGTCGTGA
- a CDS encoding alpha/beta hydrolase family protein codes for MVRLCAVMLVCLLDSMISVHAQAAEAWSAGYHELTFPDPLDSLPMQAIAFYPSTGSEQSSTIHGYRVEASEDAPIAMGRFPLLLLSHGNTGTPLALHDLATSLARQGFVVVAVIHPGDNDRDHSRLGSLSNLYGRPLQISEAISSALLDPMLSPYLNARQVGVIGYSAGGETALILAGAQPDLKRLRQYCLERPNDRDACKTQGELVADRDDLHAQADPRVGALMLMAPLSLMFGRHTLGDVHVPVLMYAGDDDQLLAIDRNAEALARKLPQAPDYKLLAGAGHFVFMAPCSDEQRATAPLLCNDPDGVDREDIHRTLSAEAVRFFTTALSAADPDRSGMQTAHHQ; via the coding sequence ATGGTGCGTCTTTGTGCAGTGATGCTGGTTTGTCTGCTCGACAGCATGATTTCGGTGCATGCTCAGGCGGCTGAAGCCTGGAGCGCGGGCTATCACGAATTGACCTTCCCCGATCCTCTGGACTCACTGCCGATGCAGGCGATTGCCTTCTATCCGTCGACCGGCAGCGAGCAGTCCAGCACGATCCACGGTTACCGGGTCGAGGCCAGTGAAGACGCCCCCATTGCCATGGGCCGGTTCCCGTTATTGCTGTTGTCGCATGGCAACACCGGTACGCCGCTGGCGCTGCACGATCTGGCGACTTCGCTGGCGCGGCAGGGGTTTGTGGTGGTCGCCGTGATCCATCCCGGCGACAACGACCGCGATCACAGCCGCCTCGGCAGCCTGAGCAATCTCTACGGGCGTCCTTTACAGATATCCGAGGCTATCAGTTCAGCACTGCTCGACCCGATGCTTTCGCCTTACCTCAATGCGCGTCAGGTCGGTGTGATCGGCTATTCGGCGGGTGGTGAAACCGCGCTGATCCTTGCCGGCGCGCAACCGGATCTGAAGCGTCTGCGTCAGTATTGCCTGGAGCGCCCGAACGATCGGGATGCCTGCAAAACCCAGGGCGAGCTGGTTGCAGACCGCGACGATCTGCATGCCCAGGCCGACCCCCGGGTTGGCGCACTGATGCTGATGGCGCCGTTGAGCCTGATGTTCGGTCGCCATACGCTGGGTGATGTCCATGTGCCGGTGCTTATGTATGCCGGCGACGATGATCAACTGCTGGCCATCGACCGTAATGCCGAGGCGCTGGCGCGCAAGCTGCCACAGGCTCCGGATTACAAGCTGTTGGCGGGGGCAGGGCACTTCGTGTTCATGGCGCCGTGCAGTGACGAACAACGCGCAACCGCGCCGCTATTGTGCAATGACCCCGACGGGGTTGATCGTGAGGACATTCACCGCACCTTGAGTGCCGAAGCCGTGCGCTTCTTCACGACGGCGCTGAGTGCGGCTGATCCAGACCGTTCCGGCATGCAGACAGCGCATCATCAGTGA
- a CDS encoding FMN-dependent NADH-azoreductase, which yields MKLLHLDSSILGDHSASRQLTRDVVQACQSAHADAQVTYRDLASNALGHFSAASLAAAGTPLEARDAAQQHEVVANEATLQQFLDSDVVVIGAPMYNFTVPSQLKAWIDRIAVAGRTFRYSEAGPEGLCGGKKIIIVSTSGGLHQGLPTGAGHEELLKALFAFIGVTDLQFVRAHGLAYGEEPRASAMTAAQQQIKDLFAA from the coding sequence ATGAAACTTCTGCACCTTGATTCCAGCATCCTCGGCGACCACTCTGCTTCGCGTCAGCTGACCCGTGATGTCGTTCAGGCCTGCCAGAGCGCGCACGCCGACGCTCAGGTGACCTACCGCGATCTGGCCAGCAATGCGCTTGGCCATTTCTCAGCCGCCAGCCTTGCCGCAGCCGGCACTCCTTTAGAAGCCCGCGACGCTGCCCAGCAGCATGAAGTGGTAGCCAACGAAGCCACCCTGCAACAGTTTCTCGATTCCGACGTCGTGGTCATCGGTGCGCCGATGTACAACTTCACCGTGCCGTCGCAATTGAAGGCGTGGATCGACCGCATCGCTGTTGCCGGTCGCACGTTCCGTTACTCCGAAGCCGGCCCTGAAGGCCTGTGCGGCGGCAAGAAAATCATCATCGTTTCCACCTCCGGTGGTCTGCACCAGGGCCTGCCGACTGGCGCGGGTCATGAAGAGCTGCTTAAGGCGCTGTTCGCGTTCATTGGCGTGACCGACCTGCAATTCGTGCGTGCGCACGGCCTGGCTTACGGCGAAGAGCCTCGTGCCAGCGCCATGACGGCGGCACAGCAGCAGATCAAGGATCTGTTCGCCGCCTGA
- a CDS encoding LysR family transcriptional regulator, which yields MFDLNDLYYFVQVVECRGFAPASRKLGIPKSKLSRRIAGLEERLGVTLIHRSTRKFAVTESGRDYYAHCVAMLVEAEAAEEVIQRSKSEPQGKVVISCPPAMAAMGINEAIAGFMAAHPKVQVHIESTNRRVDPLIENIDIALRVRFPPLEDDGLVVKTLGHSAQRLVAHPDLAALIPANPSFDELGKLPSLDVPSSAPEHRWLLENGPGHYVEVRHVPRLVSSDLDVILQAVLQGVGVAQLPEILVREALQQGRMVELFDAHRPKCGILHAVFVSRRGLLPAVRGLLDAFESSFKELTHNPESIYCSLYRTNSRIQGD from the coding sequence GTGTTTGATCTCAATGATCTGTATTATTTCGTTCAGGTGGTCGAATGCCGAGGCTTCGCGCCTGCCAGTCGCAAGCTGGGGATTCCCAAGTCCAAGCTCAGCCGGCGCATTGCCGGGCTTGAAGAGCGGCTCGGCGTCACGCTGATTCATCGCTCGACCCGCAAGTTTGCCGTGACCGAAAGCGGACGCGACTATTACGCTCATTGCGTGGCGATGCTGGTCGAGGCCGAAGCTGCCGAAGAGGTTATTCAGCGTTCCAAGTCCGAACCGCAGGGCAAGGTGGTGATCAGTTGTCCGCCTGCCATGGCCGCCATGGGCATCAACGAGGCGATTGCCGGTTTCATGGCGGCGCACCCTAAGGTGCAGGTGCACATCGAGAGCACCAACCGGCGTGTCGATCCGCTGATCGAGAACATCGATATCGCCTTGCGGGTACGTTTCCCACCGCTGGAAGATGACGGCCTGGTGGTGAAGACTCTTGGCCACAGTGCGCAACGGCTGGTGGCTCATCCCGATCTGGCGGCGCTTATCCCGGCTAACCCGTCATTTGACGAGCTAGGCAAATTGCCGAGCCTTGATGTGCCGTCTTCCGCACCCGAACATCGCTGGCTACTGGAAAACGGACCGGGTCATTATGTCGAAGTGCGACACGTACCGCGGTTGGTCAGCTCGGATCTGGACGTCATTCTGCAAGCGGTTCTGCAGGGTGTCGGCGTGGCGCAATTGCCAGAAATTCTGGTCAGGGAAGCGTTGCAGCAGGGCCGTATGGTGGAGTTGTTCGATGCGCACCGTCCCAAGTGCGGCATCCTCCACGCAGTGTTTGTCTCGCGACGCGGCCTGCTGCCAGCCGTCAGAGGCCTACTGGACGCATTCGAGAGCTCGTTCAAGGAGCTGACGCACAACCCTGAGTCGATCTATTGTTCCTTATATAGAACGAACAGTCGCATTCAGGGCGACTAA
- the pcaD gene encoding 3-oxoadipate enol-lactonase, whose product MPAVQLADGELNYLLEGQPGAPVLVFSNSLGTDLHMWDNQVAAFTRHFQVLRYDTRGHGKSLVSQGSYSIEQNGRDVLALLDALQIEKVSFCGLSMGGLIGQWLAINAPQRLRRVVLCNTAAKIGNPDIWNPRIETVLREGQAAMVALRDASILRWFTPAFAAQELATVERIVSMLAQTSPQGYAANCAAVRDADFREQVADINLPTLVVCGTGDAVTTPADGRFIAERIQGAQIVELPAAHLSSVEAGEAFTAPVLAFLAAE is encoded by the coding sequence ATGCCTGCTGTGCAACTCGCCGATGGTGAACTGAATTATTTGCTGGAGGGCCAGCCCGGCGCGCCAGTGCTGGTTTTTTCCAATTCGCTGGGCACCGACCTGCACATGTGGGACAACCAGGTGGCGGCGTTTACCCGGCATTTTCAGGTGTTGCGTTACGACACGCGCGGTCATGGAAAATCGCTGGTCAGCCAGGGCAGCTACAGCATCGAGCAGAACGGCCGCGACGTGCTGGCGTTGCTGGATGCGCTGCAGATCGAAAAGGTGTCCTTCTGCGGGCTGTCCATGGGCGGACTGATCGGTCAGTGGCTGGCGATCAATGCGCCCCAGCGTCTGCGCCGAGTGGTGCTGTGCAACACGGCGGCGAAGATCGGTAACCCCGATATCTGGAATCCGCGCATCGAAACCGTGCTGCGTGAGGGGCAGGCGGCCATGGTCGCGTTACGTGATGCCTCCATCTTGCGCTGGTTCACCCCGGCATTTGCGGCACAGGAGCTTGCCACGGTGGAGCGTATTGTCAGCATGCTGGCGCAGACCTCGCCACAGGGCTACGCGGCCAATTGTGCTGCCGTGCGCGACGCTGATTTTCGCGAGCAAGTGGCGGACATCAACTTGCCGACGCTGGTGGTCTGCGGCACCGGAGATGCGGTAACAACCCCCGCAGACGGACGCTTCATTGCAGAACGCATTCAGGGCGCACAGATCGTCGAGTTGCCTGCCGCCCATTTGTCCAGCGTCGAAGCGGGAGAGGCATTCACTGCGCCGGTGCTGGCGTTTCTGGCCGCTGAGTAA
- a CDS encoding MmcQ/YjbR family DNA-binding protein, translating into MQKEDIARFCLSLPGAREDYKWGGVRVFSIAEKKMFAVMDLAGEELAFKVAAELFLGYVDRPGIRPAPYLARAHWISVAQLNALSGAEIQDLLTRSHQLVVSKLPKRQQIALML; encoded by the coding sequence ATGCAAAAAGAAGACATCGCCAGATTCTGTCTCAGCCTGCCGGGCGCGCGGGAAGACTACAAATGGGGCGGCGTGCGGGTGTTTTCCATTGCCGAAAAGAAGATGTTTGCGGTCATGGACCTGGCCGGTGAGGAACTGGCGTTCAAGGTTGCTGCAGAGTTGTTTCTGGGCTACGTCGACCGCCCCGGCATCCGCCCTGCGCCCTACCTGGCTAGGGCGCACTGGATCAGCGTGGCACAACTGAATGCCTTGAGCGGAGCGGAAATACAGGATCTGCTGACCCGCTCCCATCAACTGGTGGTCAGCAAACTGCCAAAACGCCAGCAGATTGCGCTGATGTTATAA
- a CDS encoding DUF1294 domain-containing protein, whose protein sequence is MTSARQPQRPAGRGRAPVRQLPLKLALFVLLCALPVYGSASLWVRQGMMIPALALTGMSLLAFVLYRRDKRQAGIGGQRTPENVLHTLELLGGWPGALLAQQVFRHKTRKVSFQVVFWLIVAVHQALWVDWLFLGKRLWQMVPAQVHSLITSAQSAGVLAVC, encoded by the coding sequence ATGACCAGCGCCCGACAACCTCAGCGACCGGCTGGCCGGGGCAGGGCGCCTGTCCGGCAACTGCCCCTCAAACTGGCGCTGTTTGTGCTGCTGTGCGCGTTGCCGGTGTACGGTTCGGCGTCGCTCTGGGTCCGGCAAGGGATGATGATCCCGGCGCTCGCCCTGACGGGGATGAGCCTGTTGGCGTTCGTGCTCTATCGACGCGACAAGCGCCAGGCCGGAATCGGCGGTCAGCGCACGCCCGAGAACGTGCTGCACACCCTGGAATTACTGGGCGGCTGGCCCGGAGCGCTATTGGCGCAACAGGTGTTCCGGCACAAGACCCGCAAGGTGTCTTTTCAGGTCGTGTTCTGGCTGATCGTGGCGGTGCATCAGGCGTTGTGGGTCGACTGGCTGTTTCTGGGCAAGCGCCTCTGGCAGATGGTGCCCGCGCAGGTTCATAGCCTTATAACATCAGCGCAATCTGCTGGCGTTTTGGCAGTTTGCTGA
- a CDS encoding undecaprenyl-diphosphate phosphatase — protein MDLWTAAQALILGIVEGLTEFLPISSTGHQIVVADLIGFGGERAMAFNIIIQLGAILAVVWEFRRKILDVVVGLPKQQQAQRFTLNLLIAFMPAVVLGVIFADMIHHYLFNAITVATALVIGGVIMLWAERREHTVRTETVDDMRWTDALKVGLVQCLAMIPGTSRSGSTIIGGLLFGLSRKAATEFSFFLAMPTMVGAAVYSGYKYRDMFRPDDFAVFAIGFITSFIFAMIAVRALLKFIATHSYAVFAWYRIAFGLLILATWQFGWIDWASAKA, from the coding sequence ATGGATCTTTGGACCGCTGCTCAGGCGTTGATATTGGGTATTGTCGAAGGGCTGACGGAGTTCTTGCCGATCTCCAGCACAGGGCATCAGATCGTTGTTGCCGATCTGATCGGCTTCGGGGGTGAGCGCGCCATGGCGTTCAACATCATTATCCAGCTGGGTGCGATTCTGGCGGTGGTCTGGGAATTTCGGCGCAAGATTCTCGACGTGGTCGTTGGCCTGCCAAAACAGCAGCAGGCTCAGCGCTTTACCCTCAACCTGCTGATCGCGTTCATGCCGGCGGTCGTGCTCGGGGTGATTTTTGCCGACATGATTCACCACTACCTGTTCAATGCCATCACTGTGGCCACAGCACTGGTCATCGGTGGCGTGATCATGCTCTGGGCCGAGCGCCGCGAGCATACGGTACGCACCGAAACCGTCGATGACATGAGATGGACCGATGCGCTTAAAGTCGGGCTGGTACAGTGTCTGGCGATGATTCCCGGTACGTCCCGTTCCGGCTCGACCATCATTGGCGGCCTGCTGTTCGGCCTGTCACGCAAGGCCGCTACCGAATTCTCGTTCTTCCTCGCCATGCCGACCATGGTGGGTGCCGCTGTGTATTCGGGCTACAAATACCGGGACATGTTCCGTCCGGACGACTTTGCGGTCTTCGCGATCGGCTTTATCACCTCGTTCATCTTCGCGATGATCGCGGTACGCGCGCTGCTCAAGTTCATTGCCACCCACAGTTACGCGGTGTTTGCCTGGTATCGCATAGCCTTCGGCCTGCTGATTCTGGCGACCTGGCAGTTTGGCTGGATCGACTGGGCGTCGGCCAAGGCATGA
- the pnuC gene encoding nicotinamide riboside transporter PnuC → MSGLELFAAAIGVLAVWLTVKQNPWCWPIGLVMVVIYIWIFFDVKLYSDMLLQVIYAGLQVYGWLQWTRHGNGLPVRAVSVLNSSSVLMGLAVGVLISLVLGAGMAHFTDAAQPWLDAALTGFSLVAQVWMAQKRVQCWPLWIVLDVIFVGLFIYKDLYLTAALYALFTLLAVQGWREWRNDLVLAR, encoded by the coding sequence ATGTCCGGGCTTGAACTTTTTGCCGCTGCCATCGGTGTGCTTGCAGTCTGGCTGACAGTGAAGCAAAACCCGTGGTGCTGGCCAATCGGGCTGGTCATGGTGGTCATCTATATCTGGATCTTCTTCGACGTGAAGCTGTACTCGGACATGCTGCTGCAGGTGATCTACGCCGGTTTGCAGGTCTACGGCTGGCTGCAGTGGACCCGGCATGGCAATGGCCTGCCAGTCAGGGCCGTCAGCGTGCTCAACAGTTCTTCGGTACTCATGGGGCTGGCGGTCGGCGTGCTGATCAGCCTGGTACTGGGCGCGGGCATGGCCCATTTCACTGATGCCGCACAACCCTGGCTCGATGCCGCGCTGACCGGTTTCAGCCTGGTGGCACAGGTGTGGATGGCGCAAAAGCGCGTGCAGTGCTGGCCGCTGTGGATTGTTCTGGATGTGATCTTTGTCGGCCTGTTCATCTACAAAGACCTGTACCTGACGGCGGCCCTTTACGCATTGTTCACCCTGCTGGCCGTTCAGGGCTGGCGCGAATGGCGCAATGACCTGGTGCTGGCCCGATGA
- a CDS encoding AAA family ATPase encodes MKVLVLTGPESSGKSWLSAEIHKRFGGVMVGEYVREFIEQQGRDTFYSDIPTIAQGQLAREDAARARAPELLILDTHLLSNMLWSRTLFGDCPAWIEEQLLGRPYDLHLLLSPKGVDWISDGQRCQPDLGERQAFFDAGRKWLNKHQKPYQVLDGDWQQRREQAMAAVTTLLGASADLVLVQQAVERRSRDA; translated from the coding sequence ATGAAGGTTCTGGTCCTGACCGGCCCCGAGTCCAGCGGCAAGAGCTGGCTGTCGGCTGAAATACACAAGCGTTTCGGCGGGGTCATGGTTGGCGAGTACGTTCGTGAGTTCATCGAACAGCAGGGCCGCGATACCTTCTACAGCGATATCCCGACCATCGCCCAGGGTCAACTGGCCCGGGAGGACGCTGCACGTGCCCGCGCTCCGGAGTTGCTGATTCTCGATACCCACCTGTTGAGCAACATGCTCTGGAGCCGGACCCTGTTCGGCGACTGCCCTGCGTGGATCGAAGAGCAATTGCTGGGCAGGCCCTACGACCTGCACCTGCTGCTGTCACCGAAGGGGGTGGACTGGATCAGCGATGGGCAACGCTGCCAGCCGGATCTGGGCGAACGCCAGGCGTTCTTCGACGCTGGCCGGAAATGGCTCAATAAGCATCAGAAACCCTATCAGGTGCTCGACGGCGACTGGCAGCAGCGTCGCGAACAGGCGATGGCTGCCGTGACAACGCTGCTCGGTGCGTCAGCGGATCTGGTGCTTGTGCAGCAGGCGGTAGAACGTCGGTCGCGAGATGCCTAA
- a CDS encoding sigma-54-dependent transcriptional regulator, whose amino-acid sequence MHETVCVRRLLMIDADSDYDHLTPILQAAGWTVERCSLDSAPVDGCDVGLIHLKPAYFEHLDALEKFVTRDDVHWIALLTANDLRREKVGDFVCQWFFDFHIVPFDVNRLQVTLEKALNSALLHKQNRRLEPQSEPEMLGDSRLTRELRRLLSKLAPTESPVLIRGERGTGKALIARILHAQSRRRDRPFVTVDCGAVANHLIHAELFGYEAGAVDDAPERKPGRIEAANGGTLLLENISDLPLETQAFLLRFLEDGQIQRLGSSKPVSVDVRVLAATESDLETAIRKKRFREDLYYRLNVLQVGTAPLRERHGDLAMLANHFAHLYSLDSGRRARSFSQGALIALGKHDWPGNVSELANRVRRGLVLSEGRQIEAANLGLPGDDDVIGSMSTLDEYKSRAERQALCDVLTRHSDNLSMAAKALGISRPTFYRLLHKHQIR is encoded by the coding sequence ATGCATGAAACGGTCTGCGTACGACGTCTCCTGATGATTGATGCGGACAGCGATTACGATCACCTGACCCCGATCCTGCAAGCTGCCGGATGGACGGTCGAGAGATGCTCGCTGGATTCAGCACCCGTTGATGGCTGCGACGTCGGTTTGATCCACTTGAAACCTGCGTATTTCGAGCACCTCGATGCACTCGAAAAATTCGTCACCCGCGATGACGTTCACTGGATTGCTCTGCTGACAGCCAACGACCTGCGCCGCGAAAAAGTCGGTGATTTTGTCTGCCAGTGGTTTTTCGACTTTCATATCGTGCCATTTGACGTGAACCGTCTGCAGGTGACTCTTGAAAAGGCGTTGAACAGTGCGCTTTTACACAAGCAGAACAGGCGACTGGAACCACAGTCGGAACCTGAGATGCTCGGTGACAGCCGGCTGACCCGTGAATTGCGACGTCTGTTGAGCAAGCTGGCGCCTACTGAATCACCGGTACTGATACGCGGCGAACGTGGCACCGGCAAGGCGTTGATCGCTCGAATCCTACACGCCCAGTCGCGGCGTCGCGACAGGCCTTTCGTGACGGTCGATTGTGGCGCGGTTGCCAACCATCTGATCCACGCAGAACTGTTTGGTTATGAAGCGGGGGCTGTCGATGATGCGCCTGAGCGCAAGCCCGGACGAATCGAGGCCGCCAACGGCGGCACGTTACTGCTTGAAAATATTAGTGATCTGCCGCTGGAAACCCAGGCCTTTCTGTTGCGCTTTCTGGAAGACGGGCAGATTCAGCGCCTGGGCAGCAGCAAGCCGGTCAGCGTGGACGTCCGGGTATTGGCGGCCACCGAGTCAGACCTCGAAACGGCCATTCGTAAAAAGCGTTTTCGAGAGGATTTGTACTACCGGCTCAACGTGCTGCAGGTGGGCACCGCGCCACTGCGCGAACGGCATGGCGATCTGGCCATGCTGGCCAACCATTTTGCGCACCTCTACAGCCTGGATAGCGGCAGGCGCGCGCGCAGTTTCAGTCAGGGGGCACTCATCGCCCTTGGCAAGCACGACTGGCCAGGCAATGTCAGTGAACTGGCCAATCGGGTGCGGCGAGGGCTGGTGCTGTCGGAAGGCAGGCAGATCGAAGCCGCCAATCTGGGGTTGCCCGGCGACGATGACGTGATCGGCAGTATGAGCACACTGGACGAGTATAAATCCCGTGCCGAGCGTCAGGCGCTGTGTGACGTGCTGACTCGCCACAGTGACAACCTGAGCATGGCTGCCAAGGCGTTAGGCATCTCGCGACCGACGTTCTACCGCCTGCTGCACAAGCACCAGATCCGCTGA